Part of the Melopsittacus undulatus isolate bMelUnd1 chromosome 12, bMelUnd1.mat.Z, whole genome shotgun sequence genome, tgtgtgtatatatgtttgtgtgtgtatatgtgtatatatatatatgtgtgtgtatatatatgtgtgtgtgtatgtgtgtatatatatgtgtgtgtgtatatatatatacatgtacgGGGAGGGGGGTTAGGGGCACATCCTCCCCCTTGTGCACTttctctagtggaaggtatccctgcccatggcagggcttggagctggatgagctttgaggtcctttccaacccagactatATTCCCCCTATCAGGTGGGCACTGGCTCTGGACAGCATATTCCATGGCCTCCTGCCTCCTGTGCTCCCCATCATGTTGAGATCCTGCCCATACCCATGtgcagctggggagcagctcacACACATGTTGTGTTTCTCTTTCAGGGGTGGTGCAGTCCGTGAAGGAGACCCTGAGCAGCCAGTTTGTGGAGAACTGCAAGGGCGTCGTGCAGCGGCTGACGCTGCAGGAGCACAAGATGGTGTGGAACCGAACAACACACCTCTGGTATGTGCCCAGTGCACACAGACCTCCAGCTTTTGCAGCAGCCAGAGTGCCCCAGAAGGTCGGACACACTGAAATACCATCACACATGGGCAGACTGATGGAGGTGCTTCAGACCTGGACCCACACCAGCCCTAATTCCTATGTGACCATTCCCAGGCACTGCCATAATTTctaacatagaatcacagaatcccagactggtttgggttggaagggaccttaaaattcatccaggtccaacccctgccatgggcagggaccccttccactggagcagctgctccaagcccctgtgtccaacctggccttgaacactgccagggatggggcagccacagcttctctgggcaccctgtgccagcgcctcagcaccctcccagggaagagcttctgccttatctccacCCTGAACTTGCCCTCTTTCAGTTCGAACCcctcaccccttgtcctgtcactccggtccctgatgaagagtcccttttcagcatccttgtagcccccttcagacactggaagctgctctgaggtctccacacagcttctcttctccaggctgaacagtgccaatgttctcagcctgcctccatACGGGAAGTGCTCCATCCCCTGATGATGATGATCATGTCTGTCAATCCCCAAAACAGGCCTTTGGGGACACCCTAACCCTCACCTTTGCTTCATCCCCTTCTCCAGGAATGACTATGAGAAGATCATCCACCAGAGAACCAACACAACTCCCTTTGACCTGGTCCCTGCGGAGGAAGGCGCGACCAGCATCACCGTGAGGGTGATGAAGCCTCTGGATGCAGCTGAGCTCAGCCTGGAGACAGTGTATGAGAAATTCCACCCCTCTGTCCAGTCCTTCACGGATGTCATCGGCCACTACATCAGCGGGGAGCGCCCCAAGGGCATCCAGGAGACAGAGCagatgctgaaggtgggcacGGCGCTGACTGGGGTGGGTGAGCTGGTCCTGGATAACGCCACCATCAAGCTGCAGCCCCCGAAGCAGGGCATGCCCTACTACCTGAGCACCATGGATTTTGACTCCTTGCTCCATAGACAAGAATCCAGCGTCCGGTTCTGGAAAATCCTGACTGTGGTTTTTGGCTTCGCTACCTGTGCCATCCTCTTTTTCATCCTCCGGAAGCAATACCAGCACCACCGCGAGCGGCAGCACCTCAGGCAGATGCAGGATGAGTTCCGGCAGGCACAGGAGCGACTCATGAGGGAAATGAACGTGGAGGGGGGAGAGACACTCAAAAATGCCTGTGTCATCTGCTTGAGCAACACCAAATCCTGCGTGTTCCTGGAGTGTGGGCATGTGTGCTCCTGCAACGAGTGCTACCAGGCGCTGCCTGAGCCCCGGCGGTGCCCCATCTGCCGGCAGGGCATCGCCAGGGTGGTTCCTCTCTACAACAGTTAAACTCAGTGCCTGCAGGGGGGAGCTTTTCTCCTCTCACAAAGGGGCGTTCTCACCTCATTGCTTGGgtctgggggaggggagggagctTGAGTGAGCGGGTGCTTCAACTTGGGGGCCAGAGCCAGGGCTTAAAGGTGATGGTACAGCTGATGGGGGCTCACATCATGCTCCAGAGGTGTGGGGGGGGAGATGAGTCCTCACAATGGGCTTGGTGCTTGGCTGGGAGACACAGTGAAGCTCTTCTGTTAGGAGTTGGACTCCAAGGGTTTGCTTCCTAAACCTGCAGGCCCTTACTTGGCTTATAAAACATGGTGGGGGGAAATAAAGCATATTGAGGATTCTCAGGGGCTGCAGAATTTGAGCCACACTGGCACCCAGTGCCAGGGAGTGGGTTTGTGTGTGAACACAAGTGATTCTGCCATCATCCACAACGTTGGTTTGGGACTGTATTGCACCAGGACACAAGAATGGGGAGGAAACATGCTGTGGCTTGAGCTGGGATAGCAAAATAGGGTGCAAAGTAATAAAACAGGCTCAAAAGCATGTTTGTCTCAGGTCATTACAAGGATAAGGCTGCGCTGATGAGCCCTGGAGCAGTGGGAAATCACCCCAAGCTATGATCAAGGTTGGGGTTGGGATCCTGTTGCCCCCCACTCATCTGCAACACTGAATCCACAAAAGGAAAACTCCCAAATCCCTCATTTTGCCACAAATCACGTGTAGTGCCACCGCCTACGAGGGTTAACAAACCCAGTGTGCCACTCCAGTTCATGTTTGCTGTGGGGGCACTGAGGTTTTGATTAAACACCAAGTGGGCAGCCCCTGTTTTAGGGGCCTGGGGTAGGAACATCCAAAACCCCCAGGATCTGGGGGAAGAGCACATGGAACATCAGCTGTAGATGGCggtgcctgcctgcctgcacacTGCCTGCATGCCAGAAACCCAGAATCCCAGTGGGAAAAGCCAGGATCCAGATGGCCGagtcctccctcctctccctgcgGTTGCTGGGGACCCACCACCCCAAACAgcctcttcccctcctcaggaGCAGCGTGAGGGACACATGGACATGCACCCCATAGCAGAATGGGGCAGGATGCAGCCTCAGCGCCTTGCCGGGGGATTGGAGCTGTCACTGTCACACACAGCCTAAAAATACCCTTGTGGGGGGGCTGTGCTTTCCccatccccttctcctcctgtttCCAGCTTTCCCCCGTGATAGCTCGGGCGGAGACGCAACCTTATGTAAGGAGCTGACAGCTCGGGGGTGTGGGGAGAGGGGCTCCTGGAGCTGAGGGCTTGGATACGGGAGCAACACATCCCTGCCCCCGGGCATGGGACACCCCATCCTGACCGGGTCCTGCTCAGCTTCAGTCCGAGCCGCTTGCAGATCCTATATTGAAAGCACAGCCTGATCTTAGTTATATtatggtgtccctgcctgggcagggggttggaactgcatgatcttaaggccctttagaacccaaatcattccatgattccgGAGTAATccctgagcagagctgttgtAACCCAAACTGTGGAAATGGGCTTTTTGCTGCCTTCCACACTGTGCGCACAgctcagctttgcagaggaTGCACCGGGGATGCCACAACACCCCCTCCACCCCCTCATATATAGGGGCTGTATAGAACTATAACCCTGGTCGTCCCCAGAATGGCCCTTTGCTGGGCAACAACCACAACAAGATTCTCTGCTGTGGTAGCACTGCTAGGAAAAAGCCAATTGGAAAGTTCTCAGCAACCCCAAAGCCTTTTGGCAATCCCCCAGACACAGCTTGTGCAGGGCCACGTCCTGGGGACCCACAGCCACGTGTGCCCTGACCTTCGCCATGCACTGCAGCCCCCCATGGAGTGTGAGAGGCCCCACAATGGCTCATTTCTgctgggcagatgtggggctgagcccacACTCCCTGGGGACAGGCGCTGAGCTCTCCAgacagagctgtggggcagatTTTGGCTCCACAAGGACACTGTGGGGCAGCTCCGGGCTCcttggggatgctctggggcagctctgtgctccttggggatgctgtggggcagctccGGGCTccttggggatgctgtggggcagctctgGGCTCCTTAGGGATGCTTTGGGGCAGCTCCGGGCTccttggggatgctgtggggcagctctgtgctccttagggatgctctggggcagctctgtgctctttagggatgctctggggcagctctgtgctccttggggatgctctggggcagctctgtgctccttagggatgctctggggcagctctgtgctccttagggatgctctggggcagctctgtgctctttagggatgctgtggggcagctctgtgctccttggggatgctgtggggcagctccGAGCTCCCGGCACTCAGCGGGACGCTCCGGTGGGGCAGCCCCGGGGGATCCCCGTGGGGTCGCCCACCGGGGGCGGTGCCGGGGCCGGTCCCGGGGGCCGATCCTCTCCCGCCCCGTCCCGCCCGGTCCCGCCCCCCGCTCCTCTATCGCTGCCGCcgccggagccgccgccgcagcCGCGGAGCCGCCAGCAGCGCCGGGCCCGGCCGGGATGTGACGGGGCGGCCGCCCCGCGCCCCGCTGCGCCGCTGCCCCGGGCCCGCGGGCCCCGCGCCCCGGGAGGCTGtcggggggcggcggcggcggcggccccccccccgccgctccTATGTCGGAGGGGCCGCCCTACGGCGAGGGGCAGCTGGCGGGGGACGCGGCCGTGGGGCAGCTGCCGTTCCCCGTTCGGCTCCGCGGCCCCGACGGGCTCCTCGCCGGCGGGCAGGGCAAGCGGCCGCCCAAGCTGGGGCAGATCGGCCGCAGCAAGAGAGGTGGGTGCGGCGGGCACCGGGTTcgcaggggatggggatgtccCCGGGGATGGGGAACACCCGCGGCGCGTGGGGCATCGCGTCCCTGGGACCTTCCCGGGATGAAGGGAAGCGgggagcatccctggggatgGTATCCTGTGCActgggtgtctatggggtgcgGGGCATCGTGTCCCAGGGACCTTCCGCAGGATTACAGGACACCGGGGACTGTCCCCAGGGACAGGCACGATGCAGCGGGGTCCCTGTGAGGTGTCGGGCACCGTGCACCAGGGATCTTCCCCGGGGTGTCGGGCATCAAGGACCTTCCTAAGGACAGGGAAGCGTGTCCCGGGCTGTAGGGCAGCAGGGGTCTTCCCAGGGGACAGGGCATCATGTCCCGGGGACAATCCCCAGGGCATAGGGGTAAAGGGACCTTTCTCGGGGACAAGCCACCATGCCCTGGGGACCATCCCCGGGGTGTAGGAAGGGCACCAGGCACTGTGCTGGGTACCGGGTACCCTCCCTGGGGACAGGACACAGCACACCAGATAACCCCCCAGAACCCAGGGATATGGGACCCCAAAGCCCACCCCAGGGTGCCCATCACCGCGGGGTGACCTTGGACTTGGGGAGCAGAGCATTCACCACGGTTACGCtggggttttcttctgcttttgtagTGGTTATTGAAGACGATCGAATCGATGATGTGCTACAAAACCTCTCGGAAAAAGCCCCTCCTGATGTTTAAAGCCTTCCCGGGGACACCCGGGGAGCCGGGGGCGGCTGGGGGGGGTTCGGTTTACAATGGCACAGGTTATGGGCAGAAAATAACCACCACCAACCCCCCCGCCAAGACCGCAGCGCCCGGATGCTGAGCGAGCACTTGGAGAGCCGTCCCCGTCGCACAGCAGCGCAGCCTCTGCCCCCCAGGAGCCCTGCCCTGCCACGGCCACCAAACTACTGAAAACCACTGGAAAAACGAGAGAATCGGGAAAAAtacaccccccctcccccccccaaatcccgTATCCCAACCTGCGGCACAAGGGATGAACGGAGGCAGCCACACCGCGGCTCGGAATCACTCGCGATTCCTCCTCTGGGTCTGATGAACCTTGCGCCACGCGAGAtcttggggggggtggggggtaagaagggaaaaagggggTGGCAAAAGATGGAAGGGGTGGAAGCGGGACCCTCTCCGGGGGTCTCCCCCCTTTCCAGGGGCATTCCCAGCGGGCACCTTGTTTACATTATTTAACCTTGCAAAAATGAATCCGTGCACTTGGATGTACCACGCTCCCCTTTTCCTTCcgaggttggtttgttttttatgttGATGTCTTTGGATGTTGGAAaactatataaaatatataaatatctcTTTCATTTTAGTCACGTTTTAAGGTTCTCGGGGGGGAAACCCCCAAACTTTTATAAAGGAAGGGCCTAGAGGAAGAAGCGCTGgctattttttaaagcttgtaTTTCTTGGTTGCTGTGAGCAAAGGGACAGATTTTATATGTacaggggggtggggggtgctCGGCTTTTCTAACTACCCTGCAGTCTGTAGTGTGGTGATTTGTTcggtttggggtttattttccttctattgTGGCCGTTTCTTTACTAGACTGTATTCAAATGATATCTAGATAAACTAACCTGATGTAATCACAAGAGTGCCAAACACTTGGAGATGCCGGAGGGCAGCGATTCCCTCCCCGAGTCAAGCAGCACTCGGGGTCTTTTGCTCTTTCGAGGGCTTGGGCGAATCTCTCGTGGGGTTTTTCTTTGACTTCTCTTTTCTAATCTTTCTTTTGAACTATTTTGCATGATGtgcatatagaaaaaaaagaggtaaaacagcaaaaaaagcctCTTGGTGAGGGCTTGTTCCTTGTTTCTGTTTGCGACTGAGCGACCGACCTCCGGGcaaggttttctttcctccttctctgagATATTGTGTATGTTGCACTTCACTCCACAGGGCTATTTCTGCGATGTccaaataaagaggaaaatgaaacaaaaatggtaaaatatatatatataatagtaataataatccCTGTGGCTCTGCCGTGATTTCCCACCCAGCGCCGCGAGCCCCCGACACCCAAATAACACACCAAATAATAAGGAAAGCTCCAGCTCGGGCCCCTTGGGATCAGGGTCATGCTGTGCCCCTAATAATTagttataattaatatttaccTATGGGATTCTTTAGTTTGTTTGATGAGAGAATGCATCGGGGGCTCAGATTCATGGGGAAATTCAATACGAGGTCCCAgaaggggatgctggggatgcaggaaGGCATCATCCCCTTCCCTACTGAGAAAGCTGTGGGAAATGGGGATTTTCATTCTGGGATTGTCTGTCTGTCCCCCTCCCTtcttaccaaaacccaaatcccAGCTGGTCCCCTTCAAACACCACTAGTAGTCACTGCCTGGGCTCATAAAAGCCATTATGGCTCTGCCTGTACTACCTGCACGAGCAGATTTCTGCACAAGGGGGTGAAAACACAACCATGTCGGGGGAAATGGGTCCTGGGTATGTGGATTATCCCAAAGGAAATAATATAactatatatagatataaaacTACAATAATATATTATAAAtccttaattattttcattcccCCGGTCCCCCCCAGTGGGTTCAGTGTGGCTTGAACACAGTGGCCACCACCAGCCCCTTTGGCTTCAGGGCTGGTGGCCCAATGGCCCTCCAAAGCATGAGTTAGGCCATGGAGGGATATTTCCCCCTGCCAAGTCTGATGGGTTTTCCCCCAGCCAGCATCCAAGTGCGAGCCCAGGGCTTTGGGAAGAGGAAACGAAGCccatggaggagcagagcatcctgcatccacaGAGGCCAGCTCATAAGACACAACCATGGGCTGGATGCAGGCACTGGTTAATTAAATTTACCAAAAAGCCTCTATTTTGCATGAAAACTTCATCTCTGGGTCTGTCAGACCCAATTGCACAGTCACCATGCAGCAAACACCCCTCTGAACACTGAAACCCACATGCTCCAGGGATGGGGCCCATGCATGGCCACAGGAGCCCTCAAAAGCCACCTTGACACTCAGGAGCAACCAAGGCTGAACCGGAGAAAGCCCAAGGGGGGAGGAAGGCTGAAAGAAGAGGAGATTATGGTGTGTTATAAACTGCTCTTTTATATGCATCTTTCATGCATGACACATAAATAATGGAGCAGGAGAGCCGGGTGTGCGGCGAGCTCACTTACAGGGAGGATGCGGGATGGAGGGATGAGGaaagagggatgcaggatgggctATGGGGGGAAGATGTTCCCAAGAGCTGAGCTGGGGATCCCCCAGCCGTGCATCCCTGGGAGATGATATTCTGAAGGAGGATTTAAGGATTAAGCTGGCCACGGGGCAGGAGTTTATTACATACATTATTTAACAGATGGCCCAACGCTGCCTGCGGTCTCCCCGGTGACCTTGGCTGGGAGATGCCGGGACCAGGCTCTGGTTACAGGGATCAGAGGAAAAGAATCCCCCCCTGGGgagccagcaccagcagctccagcatcaAATCCCTATGgaaacagccaaaaaaacccacccagccCCGGCCCATATGGGCTGCTTGTTTTGGCAGTGGtgggcagaaaataaaaaggagtaaaaataaaccccccaaaagCCACAATGGATGAGGTGTTTGCAGGGTTATTCACCAAGTGGAACTTGGCACCTATGGCAGGAGCAGGATGCCAAGGGACAAGCGAGGTGCAGAGGGCCAGGTGGCACTCGGAGCACTTGCAAAATCCTACTCCCTTACCCAAACATGCCCTTTAATCCCCTTTCTGCAGGGATTCTGGCACTGGGGGAAGGTGATGAAGCACTTGCTGCCCCTGCACCGCAGGCCCCTCATACCCAAGAAATGGGGGGGGTATTTTTATCCATCTCTAAAGCCACTGATTTCCATAGGCTTGAAGCCCTCACATCAATTGCAGCATCAGCCCTTTCCATTGCATGAACTCCCAAGAGGTGATACCAGCGACGGGGGGCTCAGGGCAATCAATGGATGCTCATTTTGGGTCATTTCCCACCTCTCCAGAGCAGTTTGCAATAACCCACAAGCACAAACCCACCCCAAAGATCGagggcaggggggttgcaatGGGCAAAGCCCCCCAGACTCTTCCCCCTCAAAAGGATGCCCATGGAGCAACTGCCCAAAATAAATAgtctcttttctgtttccttctttcccacCAGAACTAGGGCATGTTAAACTAGGCCAACACTCCCCTGCAAAGGGATTTATTTGTTGTGGGGGGAGCCAGGAGGGACGGCGTGGGACGGGGAGCAGTGTGCCgagggcagggatgctccatcctgctcccaAATGCTGTGgctttggggaataaaatgggGACAGTTTTCCTCACTCTTATCCTTACGGGAAAATCACAGTCGCTCACAGTAGGGCAGGTTTAGTGACCCTTAGTGGGGGAGACACAAAACTGGTCGGTTTAATGGTATCAAACCCTTTTTGGTTCTTCAAGACCATTTTCAACCACATGGGGCTCATGTTTTATACCAACAGAAAACCTGCTTTAGCAAAACAGGAATGGATAAAACATGAAAGGAATTCTGCCCTGCAGAAAACCTCTGGTTTTCCTCCCACATTTCAACATAAGAATGAGGAAAAACCAACCCCATGCTCTGCACCCTGCTTGGCCCAGGGGGATTTGGGGTGCAGCACCCTCCTGCTGGGAGCTCCTCCACCAAATGGGGCCCTTTCTTTGCCTAAATCCCCTGTACCTTTGGGTATTGCCCTGGGAAAGGGGCTTCTGATGGTGTGGACCAAATTGCTGCTTGTCTGGGGGGCTTGGGGGGCTGCAGGTCCCTCATGCCTGGGCTCTTTGTCCCACAGCCACTAGAGGCCACTGAGGCTCTGTGATCCCGCCTGTTATCCCTGTGGGATATTCGGACACCGACATTAGCTCCCAAAGGGCTAAAACTGGGGGAGTGGGAGGGGAAATAACAATCAGAGGCAACAGatttgggggggaaaagggtACAAAAGAGCTCATTCCCAAGCTCCATTGGTCCCCCAGGGGCACCCCACACAGCACCCCATGGGAGATGGGGAAAGCACCTTTCTCACACCAAATCTGGTCCAGCCACTCAGTTGCCCAGGCCTGTGATAAGCACTAACAGGATTCCCAGGCATCTCCACCAAGCAGAATACCTCCAGAGGATGGGAAATGCTTCCCCATGCCCAGCTTCCCTCCTGGACCACACATGGGCTCACCAGGGCTAAATAGAGGGGTCAGGAAACTGCTTCCAGGATGCGACATTTCACACCTTGGGAATATCCTGAAGCTAATCCCAAACCCTTCCCCCTGGGAGGCgggaagcagagctggtgcGTCTCCAAGCTCCTTCTTTTTGCCTGGAGTTAAGATTCCAAGGATATTCTAAACAGCTGCTCCCACTAATGAGAATGAAGCAGAGCATCAGACGTCTCCATTCCTACGTTGCTCAAGGTGTCAAACTGTTGCGTTATGAGAACAAGTGGGAGACACCTCACCCAAACCAGGAGGAAAGTTGCACTGGGAGctgaatgcagcagcagctgctcaaaTCAAACCCAAACCTCAGCAAAGCACCAGCCCCTGCAGCGCTGCCCAGTGCCCCCCAGTGAAACAGGAaaggtctggggggggggggggggggggggatgcttGAGCAGCCTCTCATTTGTGCAACCCAGGAGTGTTCTCATGCCATTGGTGGATAAAGgagcattgctgctgctttcttggGGCTGCGCCTGTTCCCAGCCTTACAGAGccacagaacggtttgggtttgaagggatcttaaagctcatccagttccaacccctgccacaggcagggaccccttccactggagcagctgctccaagcccctgtgtccaacctggccttgaacactgccagggatggggcagccacagcttctctgggcaccctgtgccagcgcctcagcaccctcacagggaacagcttctgccttatctccaacctgaacttcccctgtttcagtctgaacccatcaccccttgtcctgttgctacagtccctgacaaAGAGCCCATGATGGAGCATGAGGGATTCGAAGGAACCAGAGGAATTAGGGCTCCCTCCACGCTGAGGCAAGGCTATTATTGATGCCATATGTCTGCAGAGACAGCACCTGCACCAGCCCTTTGCTTCGCCCACCTCATCCCTCCCAGTGGCTCTCAGCATCTTCCCACCCCTCGCGCTCTTCCCCGTGGGGTTGCTGTGATGGGGGCAAGAGGGAAGCATCCCCTGGTGCCCCCGGAGCATCACCCCCATCCCGGGGTAAGGGAATGAGACCAAAGCACGGGGAGAGCGCCCCGGGCAGGCACTGCCCCCCCCGCGGTGAGTCACGGGGCGggtgtggggatggggctgagTCAGCCCCGGGCCCGCAGCCGGTGTCTGCCCCCCCCGCAGCTCCCGGCTCTGCTCCAGAGCGGCACAAACACAAACTATGTGACTCACAGGCACGCGGAGGGGCTCAGCCCCCAGCGGCCACAACCGCCCGCAGGGATGGGGTCAGACACGGCAGCACCTTGTGCTTGAGGGGCTCTTGGAGATGGGCATTGATGGAGGgggctcacacacacacactgatacatacatatatacagatatatacatacacatacagatagatatacacacacatacaggtatacacacacatatatagatatacacacacacatacacatatacacacacatatatacacacacatatgtagatatacacacatacagatatactcacatatatacacacacatacaaatatacacatacatacaggaGGTTGTTGCTGATGCCACTGCATGCAAGCACTTTGGATTTGCCACCTAGCTCCAATTGATTAGCATTCCCTCAGCTTAGCATCTTTTAAACCTGAAGCACCTGCTAATTCCCTGGGTCAAGGCCAGAGGAAGCAGATACAGAGCTGAGACCCTGCCCAGGGTGTGAAGGCTCAACCCCAGGGCACCCACACTGTGATGAGGGGAGCTGGGTGAAGCTCAGCTCCCAGCTGGGTGTGATTCAGTGCCAGCCCTTTCCAAGCCCCATGATCCCCAGTGGGATGGAAACCAGCAACAGACAGGTCTTGTTTTGGAGGTGCTGcctttggaaagctgctctgggTTTATCTTCACCTAACCTGGACAAATCCAATGGCAGAAAACCCTTACAGCAAACGTGCTGCATGCTTGGTTGAGTGATGTGCGAGATCCAGCATGGTGCAAAGCTGGGCTGTGCGCTGGGTGTAACCACCCACAGGGCTTAACCTCCCAACAGGGTTAATGCCCAGGTTAACACACCATCCCCATAACACAGGTTAAGGAAAGGCAGAAGCTAATCACCCTGTGCCGGGAGTGGGATGAGTCCCCAGCAacatcctcagcatcctcaaTTGGTTTCCATAGCAACAGGTTCAGTCCCAAATTGGCCGAGGGTGCTGGGAAGGCAGGGGCGAGCTCAAAGGACACCCAGCACATCAAAACAAGGGGGATAGTAACAAAATCTCACTTTGCACCTTGGTGCAATAGAAGAGACTATGAGGGGAGGTTGAGGCCAGGCTGATGGGgctgtgaccccccccccccaggccagATCCATCAGAGAGCCTGGGGAGCTGCCCCCATCCCTTAGGCCCTGCAAGTGAATACAATCAGCACAGATCCCCATCGCCCATTTGGGGTGTATGTGCCTGTGTCTGGTGGTATCCCAGTTTAACCTGTGTACCAGGAGCAAACAGCTACAAGACCCCAGAGCATCCATCCTACAGCCCTGAGCACCAGGACTGAATGCAGGGAGGGTACAGACAGGAGGGAGAGGCCCAGGTGGGTGCATGGATGCTCCTGTGCACACAGATGCTGCAGACCCCCGCAGCCACCCACCCCTGTGGCCATGCCCAACGCCTGCAGCACTGTTACACAAGGCTCCTGGTGCTTGCATAAGCCACACACAGCATGTGCAGCCccaggaagagaggagaaatgcaCAGGGACCACATCCAAAGCTGTGCTG contains:
- the MUL1 gene encoding mitochondrial ubiquitin ligase activator of NFKB 1, with the translated sequence MEGGGRPSLAQAALLAASTALTALVCSVYRHRARVARGLEGARRVRLDGDLRAVLLEAPGRCVPYAVIEGVVQSVKETLSSQFVENCKGVVQRLTLQEHKMVWNRTTHLWNDYEKIIHQRTNTTPFDLVPAEEGATSITVRVMKPLDAAELSLETVYEKFHPSVQSFTDVIGHYISGERPKGIQETEQMLKVGTALTGVGELVLDNATIKLQPPKQGMPYYLSTMDFDSLLHRQESSVRFWKILTVVFGFATCAILFFILRKQYQHHRERQHLRQMQDEFRQAQERLMREMNVEGGETLKNACVICLSNTKSCVFLECGHVCSCNECYQALPEPRRCPICRQGIARVVPLYNS
- the CAMK2N1 gene encoding calcium/calmodulin-dependent protein kinase II inhibitor 1, which produces MSEGPPYGEGQLAGDAAVGQLPFPVRLRGPDGLLAGGQGKRPPKLGQIGRSKRVVIEDDRIDDVLQNLSEKAPPDV